A region of the Anaerolineae bacterium genome:
AGGTGGAAAGGCTAGTCAAGCTGGTCAACCGCACTTGGGAACAGCGGGCTGAGATCGAGCCGAGCTACGAGACACGCCACCGGCCGATGCCGCTAGAGGTGCACAGGCTGCTGCCGCAGACCAACTGCAAGCAGTGCGGCCAGCCCACCTGTTTTATCTTCGCCCTGAAATTGGTGATAGCCCAGGCTAAGCTGGAGGAGTGTCCGCTCTTATTCGAGCCGCAGTATGCTGAGCAATTGGCCAAACTTCAGCATCTCATCGTTGAGGTGCCGGCCATCGGATGATCGAGAACTTGACTGCATCAACCGTAGTAACCGTGCTAATAGAGCCGGCCGTGAAATCAAAGCTTAACGGGCGATCTGGAGAATCAGGAGGGTGAGATATGGACGCGCGTTTGTCCTTTATCTTCGCTCGGCGTAGTATCCGGGAATACACCACAGAGCCGCTAAGTGATGCC
Encoded here:
- a CDS encoding Fe-S cluster protein — encoded protein: MLIETYDLEVFTPPCEPGAERFSAIARLTADIREVFPYLNATLRGAIYEPAVPALRWTKGGRYVTFQPYQIAVSDIEDRDAAIKEVERLVKLVNRTWEQRAEIEPSYETRHRPMPLEVHRLLPQTNCKQCGQPTCFIFALKLVIAQAKLEECPLLFEPQYAEQLAKLQHLIVEVPAIG